TTACTTTTTTTATTTCTCTTGGAATGCAGGATTAGCTTATCCAATCATCGAATAAATGTAAATGAGAATGAATCTATTCACATGAGAGGATAATGGTGAGCGTTAGTGGTAGATAAAGAACTGAAAAAAGCCTATGGTCAATATGAAATTCCAAACGAAATCCATCTGTTGTATCAATTAGAAAATGACTTAAGCAACGAAGGACTATCACTTAGTCAAATCGGTTTTCAACCAATTTACCAATTCGTACCTTATAGGATTACACCTCCTGATTTGATTGCTTTTGCCAGTACTGGTGGCGGGGGTATCCATTTCGGTTTTTTAACAGATTTTCATTCAGTTTCAAATTTAAGTGAAGCACCAATCGTATGTGTTACTCCAACCAATGATCCACCTCTGCGATATATGGCACGAAACATTCAGGAATTTTTAAACTTAGCCTATTCTGTTCCATATGCTGAAATGCTCGAAACTATGTGGAACTATGAGGATGAAAAACAAATAATTGAACTGGTGAAGGAATTTGAGAAATATACTTCGGATAATTGGAAGAGAGATCGCGAGTATATACAAACTCGTTACCAGCAAGTTTTTGGTACAAAGAAATTGGATGTAATAAACTATTTCATTCAAGTGAAAAAAGAAAGGGCTGAGACAATTTATATGACTACATTGGATGGACTGGGTGTAGTTCAAACCAAACCATCTATACAATCAAAACAGCACTTCAATTTTCCATCCAATCGCAACATCGATGAAGTGGAAATGGAGAAGATGCGAACTTTTTTGGAACATTCCAATGAAATGGAAAAACTAGTATTTGTTCGTGACGCGCATTATCGGTACATCGTATCGTCAGGTTACGATGTAGCGATATGGGAGTTGATACTAGAATTACTGATTTCATTGAAACTGGAAGATGAGGCGGAAAGTGTCTCTGAAAGGTGCTAAACACATTAAAAGTCGTAAATTATATGGCAATTTAACCTTTAATAAAAAGCCTGAAATTACTTCAGGCTTTTACTATTATTTATAAAACAAAATGACAGTTGTTTTATTTCTTTACTATAGTTATTCGATTCGTTCTTCATCTAAACGTTAGTAAAGTTTCAAGTTACTCTTAGTCGAAGAGCTTGCATTGAGCCATCTTTCTTATATGCAATGATATACCCACATACTTAAAAGACCGGTGCATAATATTATTAAGTATCTTTAGACTTGGGGCTGTGCCATCATTTCCATAACCGAGATTCAGTTCTAAAACATTAAAAATTCTATAGATCTTTTTTTAAATAGTAATGCTTATAGTCCCTGCCTACATTATCTAAACTCCCAAACACTTTATATCCATTCTTTTCGTAGAATCCCAACGCTTGGAAACTCAAGGTATCTACCTTTATGAAATCGCACTCTTTTTTTATAGCCATCTTCTCAAGTTCCGATAATAATTTTGTTCCAAATCCCGAATATCGCATATCCTCATCTATCATAAAAGTATGAATTTCTAACCAATTCCAACACACTTCTGCGAGTATTCCGCCACGGGTATTGCCGTTTTCGTCTTTAAGAAATAAAGTGATTTCTTCGTATCTGCCACCTAAATCTACTGGGAAATTC
The nucleotide sequence above comes from Psychrobacillus glaciei. Encoded proteins:
- a CDS encoding GNAT family N-acetyltransferase, with protein sequence MSLHITKEFTKIDKQYIDDELYKFNLKNFPVDLGGRYEEITLFLKDENGNTRGGILAEVCWNWLEIHTFMIDEDMRYSGFGTKLLSELEKMAIKKECDFIKVDTLSFQALGFYEKNGYKVFGSLDNVGRDYKHYYLKKDL